The genomic DNA GTGGAGAATGGGTAATCCTCCTCACCCAGAGAGAGCTAGTTTTTCTGCAGAGAAAGAAAAGAAGTGAGGAGTGACTACTGACGTGAGGAGTGACTACTGACGTGAGGAGTGACTACTGACGTGAGGAGTGACTACTGACGTGAGGAGTGACTACTGACGTGAGGAGTGACTTCTAAATATCAGATGGGAGTCTTAAGAGACATTCCACTTCGCCTCGCACACACTCCGTAATATAGTCTGTCAATGACCTACTCTTTGAgaaacacacatacatttataTCCACAGATTTACACACACAGATGCTTTAAACAACATACTGAAACCGTAGTCATACATTTTCACTACACATCAAATAGGCTAGTGGCCAATCCTCAAAAAGGCCTTTAGTTTTTGATAGCTGTAGTTTTTGCCTTTAGTTTTTGATAGCTGTAGTTTTTGCATTTTGTTTTTGATAACAAACACAACAATTTTACATCTTTAATGTCTCCCATTTTGTGAAATGGATGGTTGTGGGAAAATATTTTACTGCAAAAGTGGTTAAATTGACAGATATTGTGACCACCCCCTAAACTCAAAACATGCAGTATAATGTCTGGCTGGACGGAGATGGGCCACATAAGATCATGTAACCTAATATTGCAAGCTCTATTATAGCAAAAATTGGAATACAAGTAGTCAGTTGTCTGCcctacatacacaaacaaacagcatTAGGAGATCTTAATGCTTCTTGGTAATATAGACCTGTAAACACAGAGATGCAATAGGTGGAAATATCAACTACAAATTATTTATGATGAATGTAAGCTTTACTTTTGGGTCGCTGATAAATAGACAACTTTCCAAGTCAAACGTGCTGACATTCAGTGCTTGTTGGTCCTGCTAGACAAAAATACACAGTTACATGTTTTTTGATGATGTAGTTATTGTAATCTAATGGGCTTTAAGGAAAACAAGTGGGCTGAAACAATGAAAACTGTCATTTATTTTCAGTCAAAGGGTCCTCTATAGATGTTATGTTAAGCTTCTTGCAATTACGTTAGGGGACCACCTAGATTTGACTGCCACGATACCGTTAAATGGTGGTTTAATCAGCTGTATTTACATGTTTTAAATGAGACATCTTTCAAATTTGTGTACTCTACTTATGACCTGTACGCAATAATATTTTTGTCCAATACAGCTATGTTGGGTATCCAGTAGGCCTGCCATAATGACACTCAAACACCATCGTCTGGATATAGAAAAGGCAGCTGACTGCTTGGCACCAACTGTGTTATAACCTGTACCTCCAGGATTGGGCTCTTAAGTCACCTCCTATTATTAAGAAGTAAGCTTTGATTCATTGCTAGTCCGAAAAGGCTGCCTGAATCCAACATGACCTTCCCGGTGGCTCGCTGCATTTGTGATGCGCATTGGGACGTTGTCGTGCACTCTTATGCTGTTTGGGTTGAGCTGTCTGCCCTGTCCTCGATAGGCCCATGCCACCATCAGTCCTCCCCTCTGGCAgttactagagacagagacatgtcaGGAGGCCATTCACCAGCCAAGATGCCATCTGGAAAGTGCTGCTGTGCATTGCCCTTATATGTACCTATTTTGTTACCACCAATGGCTGGCCAGCCCATGTGACACCTGAAGAATGAGCTCTCATGCTGGGGTGACTCATGCATTGATCTGGGAAACTGTGCACTAATCCCAACACCCCTATAAGGACATCATGGCATATTTGGCAAAGGAATTATTTTCAAATATATATGTGACTGGGGCTGTGCTCATAACCAACGCCTCACAACCAACGCTTCATAGTCTATGACCTACACTCTAAGTAACCTCTAGGAAACCTGAGGTCACCCTCAGGTTCTGTCACTCTCCTCATGTCCTGCTGGTCCTGCCCCCAGACCCTAATCACAACCAACTACCCAGAGTAAATATTGGCCAAATAATCATCCTACATGACTTCCAAAGGAATATAAAGGAAAATGTAGGACTTTACCTGCAGGACTTTTAGCCACATTCAACATAACAAACTCTGATCAcgctttatttggatagtcccatctgctctacagatggtcatactatctgcAACTGCgtgctaaggttagggttaggttcagaataaggttaaggttagagctagggttagtagaTGGTTAGTTTAAATGTTTCTGattagtctgtagagcatctacagatggactaacCAAATAAACTGTTACCAACACTCCAACCACATGTCAGTTAGGTGTTGGAAAGATCTAAGGGAAGGTCTGTTTCTGACAGCTCTTTCACAGACTCTCTCTTTAACAAGTGGACAACCAACCATTCCACTACTGGAGTAGATTAAGATGTTACTGGGATCCCCATTAACCGACACCAATGACTACAGCTAGTTTtcctggggtccgacacatattttttatttattttatttcacctttatttaaccaggtaggcaagttgagaacatgttataatttacaattgcgacctggccaagataaagcaaagcagttcgacacatacaacaacacagagttacacatggagttaaacaaacatacagtcaataatacagtagaaaagtaaGTATATAttcaatgtgagcaaatgaggtgagataagggaggtaaaggcaacaacaacaaaaaaggccatggtggcgaagtaaatacaatatagcaagtaaaacactggaatggtagatttgcagtggaagaatgtgcaaggtagagatagaaataatggggtgcaaaggacgaaaataaataaataaatacagtagggggagaggtagttgtttgggctaaattatagatgggctatgtacaggtgcagtaatctgtgagctgctctgacagctggtgcttaaagctagtgagggagataagtgtttccagtttcagagatttttgtagttcgttccagtcattggcagcagagaactggaaggagaggcggccaaaggaagaattggttttgggggtgatcagagagatatacctgctggagcgcgtgctacaggtgggtgctgctatggtgaccagcaagctgagataagaggggactttacctagcagggtcttgtagatgacctggagccagtgggtttggcgacgagtatgaagcgagggccagccaacgagagcgtacaggtcacagtggtgggtagtatatggggctttggtgacaaaacggattgcactgtgatagactgcatccaatttattgagtagggtattggaggatggtcagttttacaagggtatgtttggcagcattgtgaaggatgctttgttgcgaaataggaagccaattctagatttaactttggattggagatgtttgatgtgagtctggaaggagagtttacagtctaaccagacacctaggtatttgtagttgtccacatattctaagtcagaaccgtccagagtagtgatgttggacgggcgggcaggtgcagacagcgatcggttgaagagcatgcatttagttttacttgtatttaagagcaattggaggccacggaaggtgagttgtatggcattgaagctcatctggagggttgttaacacagtgtccaaagaagggccagaagtatacagaatggtgtcgtctgcgtagaggtggatcagagactcaccagcagcaagagcgacatcattgatgtatacagagaagagagtcggtccaagaattgagcCATGTGGCACCCcaacagagactgccagaggcccggacaacaggccttccgattttacacactgaactctatcagacaagtagttggtgaaccaggcgaggtaaTCATTTGAggaaccaaggctatcgagtctgcagatgaggatgtggtgattgacagagtcgaaagccttggccaggtcaatgaatatggctgcaccgtattgtttcttatcgatggcggttaagatatcgtttaggaccttgagcatggctgaggtgcacccatgaccagctctgaaaccagattgcatagaggagaaggtatggtgggattcgaaatggtcggtaatccgTTTgatgacttggctttcgaagaccttagaaaggcagggtagaatagatattggtctgtagcagtttgggacAAGAGTGTgtgtccccctttgaagagggagatgaccgcagctgctttccaatctttgggaatctcagacgacacaaaggagaggttgaacaggctagtaataggggttgcaacaatttcgccaaataattttagaaagaaagggtccagattgcccggctgatttgtagggggcCAGAATTTGcagatctttcagaacatcagctgactggatttgggagaaggagaaatggggaaggcttgggcgagttgctgtgggggggtgcagtgctgttgaccggggtaggggtagccaggtggaaagcatggccatccatagaaaaatgcttattgaaattctcaattatagtggtttatcggtggtgacagtgtttcctatcctcagtgcagtgggcagctgggaggaggtgttcttattctccatggactttacagtgtcccagaacctttttgagtttgtgttgcaggaagcaaatttctgcttgaaaaagctagccttggcttttctacctgcctgtgtatattgggggctgttcgatgctaattcagaacgccataggatgtttttgtgttggttaagggcagtcaggtctggagagaaccaagggctatatatgttcctggttctaaatttcttgaatggggcattcttatttaagatggtgaggaaggcatttaaaaaactgatgggatgaggtcaatatccttccaggataccccggccaggttgattaaaaaggcctgctcgctgaagtgtttcagggagcgtttgacagtgatgagtggaggtcgcttGATCGCTGACCCactacggatgcaggcaatgaggcagtgatcgctgaaatcttggttgaaaacagcagaggtgtatttagagggcaagttggttaggataatatctatgagggtgcccatgtttacggctttggggtggtacctggtaggttcattgataatttgtgtgagattgaggacatcaagcttagattgtaggatggctggggtgttaagcatgttccagtttaggtcgcctagcagcacgagctctgaagatagatggggggcaatcagttcacatatggtgtccagagcagagctgtgggcagagggtggtctatagcaggcagcaacggtgagagacttgtttttagagaggtggatttttaaaagtagaatttcaaattgtttgggtacagacctggatagcaggacataactctgcaggctatatttgcagtagattgcaaccccgcccctttggccgttctatcttgtctgaaaatgttgtagttagggattcatttttggtggtcttcctaagccaggattcagacacggctggaacatccgggttggcagagtgtgctaaagcagtgaatataacaaacttagggagaaagcttctaatgttaacatgatGTTAACATAACATTATGTTAACATTAGTAGTTAACATAACGAAAAAGACAATACAGAAAAGAATACTTCacaatttacattttaaaaacattaacaaagACATTAGACTTACACGTatagttattttttttttacctttatttaactaggcaagtcagttaagaacaaattcttatttacaatgacggtctaggaacagtgggttaactgctttgttcaggggcagaacaacagatttttaccttgttagctaggggattcgatctagcaacctttcagttactagtccaacactctaaccactaggctacctgccgcccctatacaGGCATTACTGTTATACATTCAGGCTGAGATAACATTCCAGTTTGTTAATGGGTCTCGTTGGCATTGAAGCGGCATCTGCCTGAATCCAACTGTTGTAGAAATGGAAACTGATCACCTCGCAGCCCTGAATATCCTGCCAGCCATACAGGAAGGATACTGGCCTTGTCGCTGCAGCTTGCCCAGAGTCAGTTAGCTGTgcaacctggtcaggccccagaactacaaccactactggcTACTTTGTCTACTGACCCTGTTAGGACACACTCATGTCCTGTAACCTCAAAGACGTTGAATCCACCAAAGACGTTGAATCCACCTATACGCTACTAGAGTGGCTGACTGTTGTATTACAGGTTGCTTTCCTGTTACTTGGTTATGCTACTATGTACTTGTGTTGTGAAAGACATGAACACCATCTAGTTGACTTCAGCTTTTCATACACAGCGGAGGCATGACAGTGCCACTCACAGTTCTCATACCAAGAGACGTATGAAACCCTTCTAAAATATATCTATCAATTTACCCACTTTTGCAGTAAAATATTTGTACACAACCATCCATTTCATAAAGGGGAGACATTAGAGGTGGGAAAAGATGGTTGTGTTTTGTTCTACCTCAGGTAGGGGTATCACAGCCTTGCCACTAGCCTAAAACAAAAGTCACATGACCATAGAAGGGACACACATCTTCCAAGCTAATGCTAGCAGGATGCCACTGAGTCTCGACTttcccccagccctctctcctaaCCCCATGTTTACCTGCAGGATCTTATACTTTTCACCCATTTGAGCCACACGCCAAAGTGCTCGAGAGAGAGCAAAATGGTGACTTCTAGAGAGATAATGAAGCAGCACTACTTCAGCAAAGTGTCAGTCAACAGAGCTAAATCCTGAGCCGTATGACCAGCCTGCTACGCCTCAGTAATAAGGCTAAAGCCTTGGCCAGTATTAGTATTGACTGGCCGCGCGTAAAGCGGGCAGGTAGGTAATTACCAGGTTATTGGCTCATGCAGCCACCCTCTAATGCTGTCGGGGCATGCACACGGCTGCCCAGTTTAATCACTGTGGAAACAGGGGGAGATGGGTGATTAAAAAGGGAGGGGGGGTCTATCAGTAGTCAGGACTCGGCCTCGCACCAATGGGCTCCAGGGGCCTGCAACACCATAATGACCTCATAGGAGAGCGGAATGGAACAAGGCCTCTCCCCTTGGCAGCAAGAGAGATGGGAAGATAAgcaggagatggagaaagaggggtgaCGGAGTGAGATTagaaaagaatgagagagagagagggaagattgGTGGTAAGTGCACAAAGGAGAGTAGTGTGAACGGAGTGTGAACGATTTGGGGGGAAGGCGAAGAAAACATTTGGGCGACAGACAAAAaatagagaagaagaaagagagagagattctggaAGTGAGACGGGTTAGAAGGAAAATACTCCTAATTCTCCCTCTTCGCTCCTCTGTATCACTGCAGTGCTCCGCTCCCGCCCTCCCTGCATTGGGACTTTGGCTGAAGTGCCTTTGGTTCTGGTCCAGATATGGCcggggcggtggagtgtgtgtgcctgcgcgGATGGCAGGTGAATGGGAGGATATGTCATCGTAATGGCTCTGTGTAATGTGGTGTCACGCCGTGTGAGGAACAGGCACCATTGTAAAAGGGTGCCTATGCAAGCGTTATTCAGAGGCTTCCAcagcacagcagcagcagcacagcacagcacagcagcagcacagcacagcaccgGCCCCGgtcactctccttcctcctctttgcCATTTTCAATCTTTCTCATTTCACCTTGTGCTGTTTAATTTCCCttttcattctctcattctcctctgtctcttttgTCATGGTTATATTTAACGTTTTCTCTTTCCTTTTCTGAAGCTGTCCtctatttaccccccccccccaccccctttctcgctctctctcggttcTCTTCCCACTCTTTCTCTTTACCTTCCCCTTCGTGTAGCTGTTGCCTCCTACTGTGCATATCTTAACGTCAACATTGTTTGTTCTACTACTCTTAATCTCAGGTTTTTCTTTCATCTTTTCAACCAAAGGCGGCCGACCTATAGTCTTCATGTTGTTAGTTGGAGAACTGGTTGATTTTTAAACTAGCACTTGAGAATCTATTGAGTTTAGTGTTACCTAATTGTTTGAGAAACACTACTCTGTCCATCTATCTCACTCAATGTTGTGAACATAAGAAAACATGGCCTCACTTATCTTTTTAGAGAACACTGTAAAAACGGACGTCACACCGGCTGAGGGGCTTGTCAAAATATTGTGGTATGGATATCTCTTGCGATATGGATATTGGAATGTGATTTCAAGTAATTGTGCCGCCTTAATCCGTGTGACTTAATTTACTATACAGTAATTGTAAATCAACGTGTTCTCAGTGATTCAAGGAATATTTTGTGCATACTGCCATCAAGTGGCATTGTTATGAATTACATCCTAACTAATACTGTGCTGCCTCCAAGTgtctgtttttaaatgtatgtaaagtaTTTTGTATGTAATGTCTTTTTCtttatgtgtcggaccccagtaagactagctgtcaacATTGGCGTTgcctaatggggatcctaatcaaaTCCAAAATCAGTCATGGCTGGTCTCCTACACAAAGAACATGTGTGTGTTATAACACTCGATCCATCTTGTGAGACGCTGTCCTGTTTCTGAAATACCCATCTTATGGCAAATTGTCATCATTATTGCTATCCCATTAGAACAGCGCAGTCAGCATTTGTGGCTGATAGATACTACCAGTATTGGGCCCATCCATCAACAGTGGTGCAGAGTTGCTCCGCTGTGGGTGGGTGTGGGAGTGCGACTTTATCGCCTGCTGTGTGGTTGCTTGTGCGTGAATGTGAGTGTGAACTAgatggtctgtgtgtgtatgcaagagaaagacacacactcaAATACAACAGCGTGGTGTCTAGCAAAAAccctgagagagagcagagacacaaAGTCTCTGTGTCTCAATTCCAACCCCATCATATCTCATTCTACCAGGTGTGCTGGTGTAGTGAAGGCCCCcccgggggtgggggggggggggatcctgcCGTGTCGTACACTATGATTTGCTCGTAATGTTGACTGAGCAGAGCGCTAATTTGTAATGAGATCAGAACTCCCACTTGAAACCCACCTCCAGACTCCAGTTCTCCCCAATACAGCTCAGCCATTCATCAAGAAATGCtcattttttcccctctctcGCATTAGTTCCCCCTCTTATCTTCTCTAGTCATACCAGGGGGCATGGCAGGGAATTGAGGTGTGATACTCTATTCTACTTTTGTTTTGTGCATCTGTTTGCTAAAGGGGATAAACTACTTTTAAAAAGTTAACAGTTCTTTTGTTTCTCAACGTGAGAAAGTGCCATTTTTTCCACACCCAATCCACTCCAATTATACAAAACTCGCTAATGCGGTCAAGTCCCCTGGAATTTTCCTGAGAATCACGAAAACCCCAAAAGCCTAGAATTCCAAACTCTAAAAGTATTGAACCTTGACTACTCCACTGATACTAGACAGAGGTGGGCGCGATTGGACACGGAATGAGAGACGATAAGAAGAGTAGTTGTCATCCCCTGTGTACCCCTTCGAAGACCTGAAATTCTGACCTTTTCACCTGCACCTGCCAAAACAAGGGGCTCCTCTTTCCCCCCCATCTGTTACCTGGCACAAAATGGCCGCCTTGTTGCGTCACTGTCTCTCTTTTCCAGCCAGGGGTGTAAACTAAGTAGCAGTTGGCTCTATTGTTGATTGAATTGAACTTGGCATTACTGTGCCCACTGTCTCTGTTTTAAAGGTTGTGTTATGACCCAGCAAATGTAGATAAGAGTATAGGGATCACTCTGAATCATTATCAGACCCTGTCTCCAGCTCTCTAACCCAAATCCTATTACCAAGGTCTGTCTGTTTTGCCAAGGCAGTGACCCTTGGCTGTTTCTCTAGTCAGATTGAATCTTAATGTTGTTATGACATAAGTACAGGCCAGACAGTGGAGTTTAATGGGAAGAATAGCGAACAGTTTGTTCATCTGGCGTGTAAAGGAGAACAGGGTTGTGTAGGCGGGGGCTATGGATGTTGGGGTCAGGGTTGGtcaacaacaatacacacacacacacacactgccccccgGAGTTGGAATGTATTTACTGTTGTCTCGGTGTCTGTGAATGTCTGGCTGCCGCTGCAGAGCAGTAGAATACCACACCAAGGTCAGGCCTCTTGCCATTGCACGACAGGTATTTGTGATTACACAGATGCAGAGGAATGTTCCGCCcctgttttctctctcgctctccccatcTTTTATCCTCTGGAGATGATTGTTTCAAGATGTGCGTCACTCCAGGTCTCTGGTCTGGACCCCGTAGCCCCTGAGGTCTGGAATTTTTGCTATCTGGTTAAGCGCCAACAATAATTTCCCCAATATATCAAAACTGAAGTCAATGTCAACATTCACTGCAGTGATTTGTGATGACACGAAGCACCCCTGATTCTtcagactgcccccccccccccccccccccccatttgagtACATTTATACGTTTCACAGGTGTGCTCGTCACAATTCACTTCAGTTTTTGACAAAACTTCCAAGTGGTCGGTAGAATGTGCATGGAAATCTTTATATGGTCACTGTTGATCCTTGAAGGCTTCCGTAGTTCATCTCATGTTGAGGAGACCATAGCGAAACCAGATTTGATCCTGCTGACTTAGTCAGTCGTCGCTCATTCGTGTTTCTTGAAATACCACTGTGTTGATTTAGTTTTCAGTCACTGTGATTTGATCTGTTGTGTTTTGCAGGAAGTTCTACTACATCACCCTGCTGAGGGACCCTGTGTCACGCTACCTGAGCGAGTGGCGCCATGTGCAGCGCGGCGCCACCTGGAAGACGTCCCTCCACATGTGCGACGGGCGCACGCCCACGCCCGAGGAGCTGCCGCCCTGCTATGAGGGTACGGACTGGTCCGGCTGCACCCTGCAGCAGTTCATGGACTGCCCCTACAACCTGGCCAACAACCGACAGGTGCGCATGCTCGCCGACCTCAGCCTGGTGGGCTGCTACAACCTCTCCACCGTGCCCGATAAGCGGCGCTCGCAACTTCTCCTCGAGTCAGCCAAGAAGAACCTGCGCGACATGGCCTTCTTCGGTCTGACTGAGTATCAGCGCAAGACGCAGTTCCTGTTTGAGCGCACCTTCCGACTGCGATTCATCCGCCCCTTTGTGCAGTACAACAGCACGCGGGCGGCTGGCGTGGACCTGGACAATGACACGGTGGCGCGCATCGAGGAGCTCAACGACCTGGACATGCAGCTGTATGACTACGCTCGCGACCTCTTCCAGCAGCGCTATCAGTACACTCGGCAGTTGGAGAGACGCGCGCACCGCTTGGCACTTCGGGGTCGCGGTCTCGACCCTCGGGATTTTCTCAGAGATGAGGGCGGTATGGGGGGCGAAGGGACAGCCAGGCTGCCCACAGAGGACTACATGAACCACATCATCAACAGGTGGTAGC from Oncorhynchus clarkii lewisi isolate Uvic-CL-2024 chromosome 15, UVic_Ocla_1.0, whole genome shotgun sequence includes the following:
- the LOC139367011 gene encoding heparan-sulfate 6-O-sulfotransferase 1-B-like; this translates as MNGTGGNMVERTSKFLLIVVGSVFFMMILYQYVAPGVMNFGSPQGYLAEDNMDIFPTPDPHYIKKYYFPVRDLERTVDFEIKGEDVIVFLHIQKTGGTTFGRHLVQNVRLEVPCDCRPGQKKCTCYRPNRKETWLFSRFSTGWSCGLHADWTELTNCVPGVLNKKENKSKKLRKFYYITLLRDPVSRYLSEWRHVQRGATWKTSLHMCDGRTPTPEELPPCYEGTDWSGCTLQQFMDCPYNLANNRQVRMLADLSLVGCYNLSTVPDKRRSQLLLESAKKNLRDMAFFGLTEYQRKTQFLFERTFRLRFIRPFVQYNSTRAAGVDLDNDTVARIEELNDLDMQLYDYARDLFQQRYQYTRQLERRAHRLALRGRGLDPRDFLRDEGGMGGEGTARLPTEDYMNHIINRW